A region from the Simiduia sp. 21SJ11W-1 genome encodes:
- a CDS encoding MotA/TolQ/ExbB proton channel family protein: MWPILICSMAVVGITLERFWTLDAKKIAPRHLLSQVWGWIKNNQLDATKIKELKQSSQLGRILAAGLSNSRHGRDIMRDSIQEAAGEVVHTLEQYLGALATIAAVAPLLGLLGTVIGMIDVFTTITEQGTGNAGALAGGISQALITTAAGLCVAIPAMIAHRFFVRKVDSLIVIMEQESIKLVDALHSDRRVEGKG, encoded by the coding sequence ATGTGGCCTATTTTGATTTGTTCCATGGCCGTTGTGGGTATCACCCTGGAGCGGTTCTGGACACTGGATGCGAAGAAAATCGCACCACGGCATTTGTTGTCGCAGGTTTGGGGTTGGATAAAAAATAACCAGCTCGATGCGACCAAGATCAAAGAGCTAAAGCAGTCTTCCCAGTTGGGCAGAATTCTGGCTGCAGGGCTTAGCAATTCACGCCACGGCCGCGACATTATGCGCGACTCAATTCAAGAGGCTGCCGGCGAAGTGGTGCACACCCTGGAGCAATACCTCGGCGCACTGGCCACTATCGCCGCCGTTGCCCCATTGTTGGGGCTACTGGGTACCGTCATCGGCATGATTGATGTATTCACCACCATCACCGAGCAGGGCACGGGTAACGCCGGTGCATTGGCCGGTGGTATTTCACAGGCCTTGATTACCACGGCTGCAGGTTTGTGTGTGGCGATTCCCGCGATGATTGCGCACCGGTTTTTCGTGCGTAAAGTAGATTCGCTCATCGTTATTATGGAGCAGGAGTCTATTAAGCTTGTGGATGCCCTGCACAGCGATCGCCGTGTGGAAGGCAAGGGTTAA
- a CDS encoding flavodoxin family protein, with protein MSAKHLLIVYHTQSGNTGQLAEAAFRGAQEEAGCSVKLQTAFDSTLEDLLWCDGVLFGTPENFGYMSGALKDFFDRTFYPAEPYALNKPYGVFISAGNDGTGAVREIDRIAKGYPLTRVAAPLICRGEITPAHLADAHELGLTMAAGLVMGIF; from the coding sequence ATGTCTGCCAAGCACCTGCTCATTGTTTACCACACCCAGTCTGGCAACACAGGCCAGCTTGCAGAGGCGGCTTTTCGCGGTGCCCAGGAAGAAGCCGGCTGCAGCGTGAAACTGCAAACAGCCTTCGATTCAACCCTTGAAGATTTACTCTGGTGTGATGGGGTGCTGTTTGGCACGCCAGAAAATTTTGGGTATATGAGTGGCGCACTAAAGGATTTTTTTGACCGTACTTTCTACCCGGCAGAGCCTTACGCGCTCAACAAACCCTACGGCGTGTTTATCTCCGCCGGTAACGATGGCACAGGGGCGGTGCGTGAAATAGATCGCATTGCCAAAGGCTACCCCCTCACCCGGGTAGCTGCGCCGCTTATTTGCCGCGGCGAAATTACGCCGGCACATCTAGCCGATGCCCATGAGCTTGGGCTCACGATGGCAGCAGGCTTGGTGATGGGGATTTTCTAA
- a CDS encoding DNA internalization-related competence protein ComEC/Rec2: MSLLVFSLSLGSLCLWPDLLPGSWLIAAWCLALAALLWPSLIFFNLTKVRPAPAIRRGILQGLFAALAGVSAAQLHGAHIVQSQLPAACDQQAFRIEGQVVDLPNQQMGRVPFVSFQLRVKNIKGLGQNQQLATQCKPHAVQGERVQLYLYESEGLPKPQNIKAGQHLSLEVVLKRPRGLINPASQDYQLRLLRQGVMATGIVRQLVPLPDARPGFSVDVLRAAWREKLTRWVADPEVVAVMAALSIGSRQGLSENTRTLLTHTGTGHLLAISGLHVGMMALVGYGLGRLLFALCVALFSASFYTVINGRLLAAVVSVICAGGYAGLSGFALPTQRALIMVCLVYIAQWVARYWALLDVWLVALALVLLINPLQAADAGLYLSFGAVWALMMRLDARHNQSHHWVGKISGWFLPQWWVFLGLIPLTILFWQGVSSTSVVANSIAIPWVTLITVPVVLLAFVLQWLPLVSEFLVSVCAASIESLLAVLAALAAIARAWGWLVVSLPAFVWLLVFFAVALLFVPLPVRVRIACLVCLAFASLLHTGFLALSHPARQRITVFDVGQGLAVLMEIDGRVILYDTGPPLGNHTNAAEHILLPYLVARGINRLDLLIVSHGDADHASGVQTLISQLKVDTLWFGEPLEGFGLGAMTQPNTGAWPAGHMARARNAQNARTTAFAGELGACHGKRWAGASGLFTLSALPRPVSQLQGGGNNASCVVLLVLPGLSVLIPGDIDKSAELSLNLPAHNAGGLQLLVAPHHGSKSSSSFGLLGMFQPSHVIVSAGYRNRYGHPHEDVVARAQLYGAMLLNTATSGAIEYHWQAGEPGGFRTWRNYQRRFWHHR, encoded by the coding sequence ATGTCTTTGCTGGTTTTCAGCCTGAGCCTTGGCAGCCTTTGCCTGTGGCCGGATTTATTGCCTGGCAGTTGGCTAATAGCAGCCTGGTGCTTGGCACTTGCAGCCCTTTTATGGCCCTCACTTATTTTTTTCAATTTGACGAAAGTTCGGCCTGCGCCCGCAATCAGGCGGGGCATTTTGCAGGGGCTGTTTGCCGCACTGGCAGGGGTGAGTGCTGCGCAGTTGCATGGTGCGCACATAGTGCAGTCGCAATTGCCAGCCGCTTGTGATCAGCAGGCGTTTCGTATTGAAGGGCAGGTGGTTGATTTACCCAATCAGCAAATGGGCCGGGTACCCTTTGTAAGCTTTCAGCTGCGTGTAAAAAATATCAAAGGGTTAGGCCAAAATCAGCAGTTGGCCACTCAGTGTAAACCTCACGCAGTGCAGGGCGAGCGCGTGCAGCTGTATTTGTATGAAAGCGAAGGCTTACCCAAGCCACAAAATATAAAAGCCGGGCAGCATTTAAGCCTTGAGGTTGTGCTGAAACGCCCGCGTGGGCTGATCAATCCGGCGAGTCAGGATTATCAATTGAGGTTACTGCGCCAAGGCGTGATGGCAACGGGCATTGTACGGCAGTTGGTGCCGCTGCCTGATGCACGGCCAGGCTTCTCTGTTGATGTGCTGCGTGCGGCCTGGCGAGAAAAATTAACCCGGTGGGTAGCCGACCCTGAAGTGGTGGCGGTGATGGCAGCGCTCTCTATTGGTAGCCGGCAGGGCTTAAGTGAAAACACCCGCACGCTACTTACCCACACGGGTACCGGCCACTTGCTTGCCATATCCGGCTTGCATGTGGGCATGATGGCGCTGGTGGGGTATGGCCTTGGGCGGCTGCTCTTTGCGCTTTGTGTCGCGCTTTTTTCCGCGTCTTTTTACACGGTGATAAACGGGCGCTTACTGGCGGCTGTGGTGTCTGTGATTTGCGCCGGTGGCTATGCAGGTTTGAGTGGCTTTGCGCTACCCACGCAGCGCGCGTTGATCATGGTGTGTTTGGTGTATATCGCGCAATGGGTGGCCCGCTACTGGGCCCTGCTGGATGTGTGGCTGGTAGCGCTCGCCTTGGTGCTGCTGATAAATCCGCTGCAAGCGGCCGATGCCGGGCTGTATTTATCATTTGGTGCGGTATGGGCGTTGATGATGCGCCTGGATGCTCGCCACAACCAAAGTCACCATTGGGTGGGGAAAATCAGCGGCTGGTTTTTGCCGCAATGGTGGGTATTTTTGGGGCTGATTCCGTTAACCATTTTATTTTGGCAGGGGGTGAGTTCAACGAGTGTGGTGGCCAATAGTATTGCCATACCTTGGGTGACATTAATCACTGTGCCCGTTGTGTTGTTGGCGTTTGTGTTGCAGTGGCTGCCGCTGGTGTCTGAATTTTTAGTCTCGGTGTGTGCCGCAAGTATCGAGAGTTTGCTGGCGGTTTTGGCGGCCCTGGCAGCTATTGCCCGCGCGTGGGGCTGGCTGGTTGTCAGTTTGCCGGCCTTTGTGTGGTTGCTGGTGTTTTTTGCGGTGGCCTTGCTGTTTGTGCCGCTGCCTGTACGAGTGCGCATTGCCTGTTTGGTGTGCCTTGCCTTTGCAAGCCTGTTGCATACCGGATTTTTAGCGTTGAGTCACCCAGCCCGCCAGCGCATTACCGTGTTTGATGTGGGGCAGGGGCTTGCCGTGTTAATGGAAATAGATGGCCGTGTGATTTTGTACGACACCGGGCCGCCGCTGGGCAATCACACTAACGCTGCTGAACATATTTTATTGCCCTACCTGGTTGCGCGCGGTATTAACCGGTTAGACCTGTTGATTGTGAGCCACGGCGATGCCGACCACGCAAGCGGGGTGCAAACACTGATTTCACAATTGAAGGTAGATACCCTTTGGTTTGGCGAACCGCTTGAAGGGTTTGGCTTAGGCGCCATGACGCAGCCAAACACCGGTGCATGGCCTGCAGGTCACATGGCCCGTGCGCGCAATGCTCAAAACGCGCGTACAACTGCCTTTGCAGGCGAGCTTGGTGCTTGCCATGGCAAGCGCTGGGCCGGAGCCTCAGGGCTGTTTACCCTAAGCGCCTTGCCGCGGCCTGTTTCGCAATTACAGGGCGGTGGCAATAATGCCTCATGTGTGGTGTTGCTGGTGCTGCCCGGGCTTTCGGTGTTGATACCTGGCGATATTGATAAATCAGCCGAGCTTAGCCTCAATTTGCCCGCTCACAATGCAGGCGGGCTGCAGCTACTTGTGGCCCCCCACCATGGCAGCAAAAGCTCATCAAGCTTTGGCCTGCTGGGCATGTTTCAACCCTCCCATGTGATCGTAAGCGCAGGTTATCGCAATCGCTATGGGCACCCCCATGAGGATGTGGTGGCGCGCGCCCAGCTCTACGGGGCCATGCTGCTCAACACCGCCACCAGTGGTGCCATTGAGTATCACTGGCAAGCGGGAGAGCCCGGTGGCTTTCGCACCTGGCGCAATTATCAGCGCCGGTTCTGGCATCACCGCTAA
- the lpxK gene encoding tetraacyldisaccharide 4'-kinase, with the protein MQAFMLKAWYEGGWRSWVTLPLLWPLSVLLRAVAAIRRRRQQAQAQAHAVAGVPVIIVGNISVGGTGKTPLIEALAQSLQQAGWRPGIVSRGYGGQGPFPLLVSSNTSAQASGDEPKMLYERTGLPLVVAPDRPLAVQHLLSQANCNVILSDDGLQHYRLHRDLEIIVLDGSRGLGNGRLLPAGPLRETPARLGEADLLVINAAGPLHPSLQPWAHQSITMTLKAHEAVNVATGERRPIGELPDCHWAALCGIGNPARFYHTLDELNLRYTPHSFPDHHAYTEQELQAFTEKAVLMTEKDAVKCHRFAGANWWFIKVAPTFSRDIKAQLTALLNALENPIAD; encoded by the coding sequence ATGCAGGCCTTTATGCTCAAGGCCTGGTACGAGGGTGGTTGGCGCTCTTGGGTGACGCTGCCTTTGCTATGGCCATTGAGTGTGTTGTTGCGGGCTGTTGCCGCAATCAGGCGCAGGCGCCAGCAGGCCCAGGCCCAGGCGCACGCAGTTGCAGGCGTGCCCGTGATCATTGTGGGCAATATTTCCGTGGGCGGTACCGGCAAAACGCCACTCATTGAAGCGCTGGCGCAGTCGCTGCAACAAGCCGGTTGGCGCCCGGGCATTGTCAGCCGTGGCTACGGTGGGCAGGGGCCATTCCCGCTTTTGGTGTCATCCAATACATCGGCACAAGCCTCGGGCGATGAACCCAAAATGTTGTATGAGCGCACGGGCTTGCCTTTGGTGGTGGCGCCTGATCGCCCCCTTGCCGTGCAGCATTTGTTAAGCCAGGCCAATTGTAATGTCATATTGAGCGACGATGGCCTGCAGCATTACCGGCTCCACAGAGATCTGGAAATTATTGTGCTAGACGGCAGCCGGGGCCTGGGTAATGGCCGGTTGTTACCGGCAGGCCCCCTGCGTGAAACACCTGCACGTTTAGGCGAAGCAGATTTACTTGTGATTAACGCCGCAGGCCCGCTGCACCCGAGTTTACAGCCCTGGGCGCACCAAAGTATCACCATGACCCTAAAAGCCCACGAGGCCGTAAATGTGGCCACAGGTGAGCGGCGGCCCATTGGTGAATTGCCCGATTGTCACTGGGCAGCCCTTTGTGGAATTGGCAACCCGGCGCGTTTTTATCACACGTTAGATGAGCTAAATTTGCGTTATACGCCGCACAGTTTTCCAGATCATCACGCCTACACTGAGCAAGAGCTGCAGGCTTTTACGGAAAAAGCCGTGTTGATGACCGAAAAAGACGCCGTAAAATGCCATCGGTTTGCCGGCGCGAACTGGTGGTTTATCAAGGTGGCGCCAACATTTAGCCGTGATATCAAAGCGCAGCTTACGGCATTGCTGAATGCCCTTGAAAATCCCATTGCTGATTAA
- a CDS encoding biopolymer transporter ExbD, whose translation MSNAVQFRRSRREEEAVNLTPLIDVVFLLLIFFMVSTTFTKETHLSIDLPEAKGESAQELPQQVEILIHADGSYAINGQTLVDKKLPTLLRALQSLEGEANETPLIITADAATPHQAVVTAMDAAGQLGFVHLSLTTRRPEVQED comes from the coding sequence ATGAGCAACGCCGTACAGTTTCGCCGCTCGCGCCGCGAAGAAGAGGCAGTTAACCTAACACCCCTTATCGACGTGGTGTTTTTGCTGCTGATCTTTTTTATGGTGTCTACCACCTTTACCAAAGAAACCCATTTGTCCATTGATTTGCCGGAAGCCAAAGGTGAATCAGCCCAGGAGTTGCCGCAGCAAGTTGAAATTCTGATTCATGCAGACGGCAGCTATGCCATCAATGGCCAAACATTGGTGGATAAAAAACTGCCCACCTTATTGCGTGCGCTGCAATCACTTGAAGGCGAGGCGAATGAAACGCCGTTGATTATCACCGCCGATGCGGCAACCCCGCACCAGGCCGTGGTAACCGCCATGGATGCCGCAGGTCAGCTGGGCTTTGTGCACCTGAGCCTTACCACCCGTCGCCCAGAAGTGCAGGAAGACTGA